A window of the Salvelinus alpinus chromosome 3, SLU_Salpinus.1, whole genome shotgun sequence genome harbors these coding sequences:
- the LOC139570270 gene encoding charged multivesicular body protein 2a-like, protein MEFLFGKRKTPEEMLRQNQRALTRAMRDLDRERQRLEQQEKKIIADIKKMAKQGQMDAVKIMAKDLVRTRHYVKKFIMMKANIQAVSLKIQTLKSNNSMAQAMKGVTKAMATMNRQMKLPQIQKIMMEFERQSEIMDMKEEMMNDAIDDAMGDEDDEEESDAVVSQVLDELGLNLSDELSNLPSTGGSLSVAGGKKAEPQPALADADADLEERLNNLRRD, encoded by the exons ATGGAGTTCCTGTTTGGGAAGAGGAAGACCCCGGAGGAGATGTTGAGGCAAAACCAGAGGGCACTGACTCGGGCCATGAGAGATCTGGACAGAGAGCGACAAAGACTGGAGCAGCAGGAGAAGAAAATCATAGCTGACATTAAGAAAATGGCCAAACAGGGACAGATG GATGCTGTGAAGATCATGGCGAAGGACTTGGTTCGTACAAGACACTATGTGAAGAAATTCATTATGATGAAGGCAAATATCCAAGCAGTCAGTCTAAAGATCCAGACCCTCAAGTCAAACAACAGCATGGCACAAGCAATGAAAGGTGTCACCAAAGCAATGGCTACCATGAACAGACAG ATGAAGTTGCCACAGATTCAGAAGATCATGATGGAGTTTGAGCGACAGAGTGAGATCATGGACATGAAGGAGGAGATGATGAATGATGCCATAGACGATGCCATgggtgatgaggatgatgaagaAGAGAG TGATGCTGTTGTGTCCCAAGTGTTGGACGAGCTGGGTCTCAATCTCTCTGACGAACTCTCAA ATCTGCCATCCACGGGAGGTAGCCTCTCTGTAGCAGGTGGGAAGAAAGCTGAACCCCAGCCAGCCCTGGCAGATGCAGATGCTGACCTTGAGGAGAGACTGAATAACCTCAGGAGAGACTGA